ACCGACCCCAAGACCGACGTCAACGACGTCCGCAAGCGCATGGGCATGGTGTTCCAGCAGTTCAACCTGTTCCCGCACCTCGACGCCCTGCACAACGTCATGCTCGCCCAGCAGAAGGTGCTGGGCCGCACCGCCGAGGAGGCCGCGCGCGTCGCCCGCGAGCAGCTCGCCCGCGTCGGTCTCGCCGAGCGCGCCGACTACTTCCCCGACGAGCTCTCCGGCGGCCAGCAGCAGCGCGTGGCCATCGCGCGCGCCCTGGCGATGGAGCCCCACGTCATGCTCTTCGACGAGGCCACGAGCGCGCTCGACCCCGAGCTGGTGCGCGGCGTCCTCGACGTCATGCGCGAGCTGGCAGAGCAGGGCATGACGATGGTCGTCGTGACCCACGAGATGGGCTTCGCCCGCGACGTCGCCGACCGCGTGATCTTCATGGAGGGCGGCTACGTCGTGGAGGAGGGGACCCCCGAGCAGCTCTTCGAGCACCCCGAGAGCCCGCGCACCGCGGAGTTCCTCGGCAGCATCGACTGATGGCCGGGGCCGGCGGGAGGGGGCCGCGCAGGCGACCCCCGCCCGCCGACCCCGCCCCAACGTGGCCGCATCAGATTTCCAGCGTGTTTCTCGCCTCTTCCGGACCATGCGCTAGCTGGGACGCATTTGAGGCTGTTTGGGACCGCGCGCTCTGACGGGCACGCGTTGTGCTACGATGACCCATATTGATCGCTCGGGAGGGGCCTCAGGGATGCACCACAAGAACATCCTGCTCATATCCGCCACGACTCGCCTGCACGATCGCATGCGTGAGCTCTCGCATGCAATCGACGTCTCCATCGCGCTGGCGAACGAGGAGACCTTCCCCCAGGCCGTGTCCTCCGGCCATGAGTTTGACCTCGTCATCCTCGACGGCGAGGGCATGGGCCAGGACCTTCTCAACGCGGTGGACTCCTTCGTCGCCGAGAACGGCTTCACGCCGCGCCTGCTCGTCCAGGACCCCGACAAGCTCGCCACGCTCCACATGCCGACGCAGGGCACCAACGACTTCATCCTCTCCACCGCCGGCGCCGCCGAGTTCGAGCTGCGCTGCACGCTGCTGCTGTGGCCGGGGGAGGAGAGCGCTCCGGCGGACATCGTCACGATCGACAACATGACGATCAACCTCGCCACCTACCAGGTCTACATCGACGAGCGCCCCGTGGACCTCACGCTCATGGAGTACTCGCTCCTGTCCTTCCTCGCCACGCACCCCTCGCGCGCCTACTCGCGCGAGACGCTGCTCCACCGCGTGTGGGGCTTCGAGTACTGCGGCGGCACCCGCACCGTCGACGTCCACATCCGCCGCGTCCGCTCCAAGGTGGGCCCGCAGGTCGCGAGCCACATCGTCACCATCCGCGGCGTGGGCTACCTCTTCCGCATCTAGCCGGGCCGTCTCGCCGCCCCCGCGCGAGCGCGGCGTCGGCGGCTCTGCGCGGGGCCTTGCGGCGCGCTCTTTCAGGAAGCGGAAAGCAACGTGTCGGCCGGGTGTCAATGCGGCGGACGTCGCATCCCCTCTCGCCGTTTGGGTACATTCGACCTCGGTAGGAAGCACGCCGCCGAGGGCGGCCCAAGGAAAGAAGGAACCATGAGCGACTATCCCTACGGTGCCCCTGCGTCGCAGGGACCGGAACAGCCGACGGAGCGGCGCATCACGCCCCCCGTCCCGGGCATCACGGGCGGTGACGCCCCCGAGACCCCGCCGGACTTCTCCCCCGAGAGGCCCGAGCGGGAGAAGAGGCCCCGCCGCACCCTCAAGACCCTGCTCGTAGGCCTGCTCGGCGGCGTGCTGGGCGCGGGCGCCCTCACGGGCGTCTTGATGCTCGCGGGCGTGGTGGGTCCCTCGACGACCCAGGTCGTGGGCGGCGACTCGGCCCAGCAGATCACGATCGACCCGGCCGACGAGGACACCTCCGTCGCCAACGCGGTGGCGGCCAAGGCGCTGCCCTCCGTCGTCACGGTCTACTGCACCTTCGCCGACGGCGAGGGCATGGGCTCGGGCGTCATCTACGACACCGACGGCAACATCATCACCAACAACCACGTCATCGAGAACGCCGAGAGCATCTCGGTGGCCTACAACGGCGAGACCTACGACGCCACCCTCGTGGGCACCGACGCCTCCAGTGACGTCGCCGTGATACACGCCGACTTCGGCGACGCGGAGGTCACGCCGATGGAGGTCGGCGACTCCGACTCGCTGCAGGTCGGTGACTGGGTCATGAGCGTGGGCAGCCCGTTCGGCCTGGAGAACTCCGTCTCCCAGGGC
Above is a genomic segment from Olsenella timonensis containing:
- a CDS encoding S1C family serine protease, whose amino-acid sequence is MSDYPYGAPASQGPEQPTERRITPPVPGITGGDAPETPPDFSPERPEREKRPRRTLKTLLVGLLGGVLGAGALTGVLMLAGVVGPSTTQVVGGDSAQQITIDPADEDTSVANAVAAKALPSVVTVYCTFADGEGMGSGVIYDTDGNIITNNHVIENAESISVAYNGETYDATLVGTDASSDVAVIHADFGDAEVTPMEVGDSDSLQVGDWVMSVGSPFGLENSVSQGIVSALSRSTLLQNSEGNTLYTNLIQTDATINPGNSGGALVNDQGQLVGICTLFSSDTESFAGIGYAIPGNYAVQIADKIISGETVTHAYIGLTMQTVTAANALRNGLAVEEGAYVVEVAEGSPAAEAGIQVGDVITSIGGEQISSADGAILAVRSHDIGDTVEVVVMRGSQEMTFEVTLGSDEALQEQQQEQETVNVNGQEISIEDLLRLYEQYQQQQQYSPFGQ
- a CDS encoding amino acid ABC transporter ATP-binding protein; its protein translation is MSDAAMSGAEKNVATGEEPILRIVDLHKSFGETVVLRGIDIDIHRGEVVVVLGPSGSGKSTMLRCLNRLEEPTSGRIVFEGQDITDPKTDVNDVRKRMGMVFQQFNLFPHLDALHNVMLAQQKVLGRTAEEAARVAREQLARVGLAERADYFPDELSGGQQQRVAIARALAMEPHVMLFDEATSALDPELVRGVLDVMRELAEQGMTMVVVTHEMGFARDVADRVIFMEGGYVVEEGTPEQLFEHPESPRTAEFLGSID
- a CDS encoding response regulator transcription factor; this encodes MHHKNILLISATTRLHDRMRELSHAIDVSIALANEETFPQAVSSGHEFDLVILDGEGMGQDLLNAVDSFVAENGFTPRLLVQDPDKLATLHMPTQGTNDFILSTAGAAEFELRCTLLLWPGEESAPADIVTIDNMTINLATYQVYIDERPVDLTLMEYSLLSFLATHPSRAYSRETLLHRVWGFEYCGGTRTVDVHIRRVRSKVGPQVASHIVTIRGVGYLFRI